The proteins below come from a single Agromyces flavus genomic window:
- a CDS encoding DUF3618 domain-containing protein, translating into MTTDPNAIRSDIERTRVELGQDVDALADKVNPGKAVHRQTEKVKGVFRRAKDRVMGSAHDMADGTGDALHSAGEAVGAAPQRVASATRGNPIAAGLIVLGAAWLVSSLIPASRPERDIAEKAKDAAAPLVDEVKNVAQDAAQNLKYDAKDAAGAVKDSAAEGVENVKSEGKEAAADVKDAAQQGGSSTGTTTPTGTQYTTY; encoded by the coding sequence ATGACTACCGATCCGAATGCCATCCGTTCCGACATCGAGCGGACGCGAGTGGAGCTCGGCCAGGACGTCGACGCCCTCGCCGACAAGGTCAACCCCGGCAAGGCGGTCCACCGCCAGACCGAGAAGGTCAAGGGCGTCTTCCGCCGCGCGAAGGACCGAGTGATGGGCAGCGCTCATGACATGGCCGACGGCACGGGCGACGCACTGCACTCGGCGGGTGAGGCCGTCGGCGCCGCGCCGCAGCGCGTGGCCTCCGCGACGCGGGGCAACCCCATCGCGGCCGGCCTGATCGTCCTCGGTGCGGCGTGGCTCGTCTCGTCGCTGATCCCGGCCTCGCGCCCCGAGCGCGACATCGCCGAGAAGGCCAAGGACGCCGCGGCGCCGCTGGTCGACGAGGTCAAGAACGTGGCGCAGGATGCCGCGCAGAACCTCAAGTACGACGCGAAGGACGCTGCGGGGGCCGTCAAGGACAGCGCCGCCGAAGGCGTCGAGAACGTCAAGTCCGAGGGCAAAGAGGCGGCGGCTGACGTGAAGGACGCTGCCCAGCAGGGCGGCTCCAGCACCGGCACCACCACTCCCACCGGCACGCAGTACACCACGTACTGA
- a CDS encoding amidohydrolase: MTHADLVFTNGPVFTADTVRSRAGAVAVRGGRIVAVGSDHDVRDLVGPSTEVVDLAGRLLVPGFQDAHVHPVWGGLDLIRCDLAELGSEAEYLERIAAYSADHPEDEWVLGGGWSMSAFPGGTPTAAALDRVVPDRPAFLPNRDGHGAWVNSAALRLAGVDRDTPDPADGRIERDADGNPTGTLHEGAMTLVNRHLPETSLETLTEALLIGQRYLHSFGVTAWQDAIVGPYGDAGDPGPAYLAAAAAGTLTARVVGALWWDRTAGLDQIPSLVERRERYRGGRFAATSIKIMQDGVAENFTASMLEPYCDGHGHFTDNSGISFVDPAILNPAAVELDRLGFQLHFHAIGDRAVRECLDAVEHAIAANGRNGHRHHIAHIQVVHPEDIPRFRELGVAANMQSLWAALEPQMVDLTLPFLGEPRSAWQYPFGDLLRSGAVLAAGSDWSVSTPDPLAAIHVAVNRRSAPGHEEGEYDAFLPEQAIDLATSLSAYTAGSAWVNHLDDVTGTVEVGKYADLVVLDRDPFAGPADEIGATRALQTFVEGERVYAASDA, encoded by the coding sequence ATGACCCACGCCGATCTCGTCTTCACGAACGGCCCCGTCTTCACCGCCGACACCGTGCGCTCGCGCGCCGGCGCGGTCGCCGTCCGCGGCGGGCGCATCGTCGCCGTGGGCTCCGACCACGACGTCCGCGACCTCGTCGGCCCGTCGACCGAGGTGGTCGACCTGGCCGGCCGACTGCTCGTGCCCGGATTCCAGGACGCGCACGTGCACCCCGTCTGGGGCGGGCTCGACCTGATCCGCTGCGACCTCGCCGAGCTCGGCAGCGAAGCCGAGTACCTCGAGCGCATCGCCGCCTACTCGGCGGACCACCCCGAGGACGAGTGGGTACTCGGTGGCGGATGGTCCATGTCGGCGTTCCCCGGCGGCACGCCGACCGCCGCGGCGCTCGACCGCGTCGTGCCCGATCGCCCGGCGTTCCTGCCGAATCGCGACGGACACGGCGCCTGGGTCAACTCGGCGGCGCTGCGCCTGGCGGGCGTCGACCGCGACACGCCCGATCCCGCCGACGGGCGGATCGAACGCGACGCCGACGGCAACCCGACCGGCACGCTGCACGAGGGCGCGATGACCCTCGTCAACCGCCACCTGCCCGAGACGAGCCTCGAGACCCTGACCGAGGCGCTGCTCATCGGCCAGCGGTACCTGCACTCGTTCGGCGTCACCGCGTGGCAGGACGCCATCGTCGGTCCGTACGGCGACGCCGGCGACCCCGGCCCCGCCTACCTCGCCGCCGCGGCGGCGGGCACGCTCACCGCGCGGGTGGTCGGTGCGCTGTGGTGGGACCGCACCGCAGGGCTCGATCAGATCCCCTCGCTCGTCGAGCGCCGCGAGCGCTACCGCGGCGGACGCTTCGCCGCGACGAGCATCAAGATCATGCAGGACGGCGTCGCCGAGAACTTCACCGCATCCATGCTCGAGCCGTACTGCGATGGTCACGGCCACTTCACCGACAACTCGGGCATCTCGTTCGTCGACCCCGCGATCCTGAACCCGGCCGCCGTCGAGCTCGACCGGCTCGGGTTCCAGCTGCACTTCCACGCGATCGGCGACCGCGCCGTGCGGGAGTGCCTCGACGCCGTCGAGCACGCGATCGCCGCGAACGGCCGGAACGGCCACCGCCACCACATCGCGCACATCCAGGTCGTGCACCCCGAGGACATCCCGCGGTTCCGCGAACTCGGCGTCGCCGCGAACATGCAGTCGCTGTGGGCGGCGCTCGAGCCGCAGATGGTCGACCTGACCCTGCCGTTCCTCGGTGAGCCGCGCAGCGCCTGGCAGTACCCGTTCGGCGACCTGCTGCGGTCCGGCGCCGTACTCGCCGCCGGCAGCGACTGGTCGGTCTCGACCCCGGATCCGCTCGCAGCGATCCATGTCGCGGTGAACCGTCGATCCGCACCCGGCCACGAGGAGGGCGAGTACGACGCGTTCCTGCCCGAGCAGGCGATCGACCTGGCCACCTCGCTGAGCGCCTACACCGCGGGCTCGGCGTGGGTGAACCACCTCGACGACGTCACCGGCACCGTTGAGGTCGGCAAGTACGCCGACCTCGTGGTGCTGGACCGCGACCCGTTCGCCGGCCCCGCCGACGAGATCGGTGCGACCCGAGCACTCCAGACGTTCGTCGAGGGCGAGCGGGTCTACGCGGCATCCGACGCCTGA
- a CDS encoding helix-turn-helix transcriptional regulator, with translation MVTADRARSTTLAAAYGGVGLAAEPAPDEVDALTLGRRIRDRRLAAGLTLGELAAAIDRAPSQVSAIENGKREPRLSMLRTIALALGTSADELLRPDPPSERAALEIAVERAQRGPVFAALGLEPFRVAKTMSDQTLQTILALHHEIDRLHRERAATPEEARRANAQLRAEMRARDNFYPELEAKAAELLEAVGHSGGPVSHQLVADMASHLGYSLHYVGDLPHSTRSVTDKRNGRIYLPTQQSPSRDSRSPILQALASHLLGHEEPASYGDFLRQRIETNYLTAAILLPEQAAVRYLSEAKNLRRISMEELRDHFAVSYETAAHRFTNLATARLDIPVHFMKVHESGTIIKAYENDAVRFPSDALGAVEGTTVCRNWTARTVFDIEDRFSPWYQYTDTSTGTFWCTSRIEKAKEGEYSVSVGVPFEHVKWFRGRETPHRAVSTCPDESCCRRAPATLSEKWADASWPAARTPTSLLAALPTGTFPGVDQTEVYQFLEAHAPRG, from the coding sequence ATGGTCACCGCCGATCGCGCTCGTTCCACGACCCTCGCCGCCGCCTACGGCGGAGTCGGCCTCGCCGCCGAGCCGGCGCCCGATGAGGTCGACGCCCTCACGCTCGGGCGCCGCATCCGCGATCGCCGCCTCGCCGCGGGCCTCACGCTCGGCGAGCTCGCCGCCGCCATCGACCGGGCCCCGAGCCAGGTCTCGGCCATCGAGAACGGCAAGCGCGAACCTCGGCTGTCGATGCTCCGCACGATCGCCCTCGCGCTCGGCACCAGTGCCGACGAGCTGCTCCGCCCCGACCCTCCCTCCGAGCGCGCAGCGCTCGAGATCGCGGTCGAGCGCGCCCAGCGCGGACCCGTCTTCGCCGCGCTCGGCCTCGAGCCGTTCCGCGTGGCGAAGACGATGTCCGATCAGACGCTGCAGACGATCCTCGCCCTCCACCACGAGATCGACCGCCTGCACCGCGAGCGCGCCGCGACACCCGAGGAGGCCCGTCGCGCCAACGCGCAGCTGCGCGCCGAGATGCGCGCGCGCGACAACTTCTATCCCGAGCTCGAGGCGAAGGCCGCGGAGCTGCTCGAGGCCGTGGGGCATTCGGGCGGCCCGGTCTCTCACCAGCTCGTCGCCGACATGGCGAGCCACCTCGGCTACTCGCTCCACTACGTCGGCGACCTGCCGCACTCGACGCGCTCGGTGACCGACAAGCGCAACGGCCGCATCTACCTGCCGACGCAGCAGTCCCCATCACGCGACTCGCGCTCGCCGATCCTGCAGGCGCTCGCCTCGCACCTCCTCGGGCACGAGGAACCGGCGAGCTACGGCGACTTCCTGCGCCAGCGCATCGAGACGAACTACCTCACGGCCGCCATCCTGCTGCCCGAGCAGGCCGCGGTGCGCTACCTCAGCGAGGCGAAGAACCTGCGGCGCATCTCGATGGAGGAGCTTCGCGACCACTTCGCGGTGTCGTACGAGACCGCCGCGCACCGCTTCACGAACCTCGCGACGGCGCGCCTCGACATCCCCGTGCACTTCATGAAGGTGCACGAGTCGGGCACGATCATCAAGGCGTACGAGAACGACGCGGTCCGCTTCCCGTCCGACGCGCTCGGCGCGGTCGAGGGCACGACGGTGTGCCGCAACTGGACCGCGCGCACGGTGTTCGACATCGAGGACCGCTTCAGCCCGTGGTACCAGTACACCGACACGTCGACGGGCACGTTCTGGTGCACCTCGCGCATCGAGAAGGCCAAGGAGGGCGAGTACTCGGTCTCGGTCGGCGTGCCCTTCGAGCACGTGAAGTGGTTCCGCGGGCGTGAGACGCCGCACCGCGCGGTGTCGACCTGCCCCGATGAATCGTGCTGCCGGCGCGCTCCGGCGACGCTGTCCGAGAAGTGGGCGGATGCCTCGTGGCCGGCCGCGCGCACGCCCACCTCGCTGCTGGCGGCGCTGCCGACCGGCACGTTCCCGGGCGTGGACCAGACCGAGGTGTACCAGTTCCTCGAGGCGCACGCGCCTCGCGGTTAG
- a CDS encoding NAD(P)/FAD-dependent oxidoreductase has translation MGTTVYERRRPAASVIERSLADTQQSVFWLDDLPGEAKRTRPRLEGSRVVDLAIVGGGYTGLWTAVLAKRADPDRRVVLLEARQVGWAASGRNGGFCEASLTHGRDNGLSRWPAEIDELDRLGLANLDAIEASEADFGMDFEFERNGALDVAVEPHQVEWLHEAAAEAASRGDGSVRLLDEHQVRAEVNSPVYLGAVWNTRTSAILHPAKLAAELARVAEEAGVEIFERSPVTRLDTPGSTSPVRLSTEHGRVDATRAVLATNVFPSLLKRNRLMTVPVYDYVLMTEPLSSEQRASIGWANRQGVGDLANQFHYSRMTRDGRILFGGYDAIYHAGARIREQYERRPESFAKLASHFFTTYPQLEGLRFTHRWAGAIDTSTQFTAFTGLARDGRVAYASGFTGLGVASTRFMAETMLDLLAGRETERTALEMVRTRPLPFPPEPAASVGINLTRWSLDRADHRQGRRNLLLRTLDAVGLGFDS, from the coding sequence GTGGGAACGACCGTCTACGAGCGCCGCCGCCCGGCGGCATCCGTCATCGAGCGCAGCCTGGCCGACACGCAGCAGTCCGTGTTCTGGCTCGACGACCTGCCCGGCGAGGCCAAGCGGACGCGTCCGCGCCTCGAGGGCAGCCGGGTCGTCGACCTCGCGATCGTCGGCGGCGGCTACACCGGCTTGTGGACGGCAGTCCTCGCCAAGCGCGCCGACCCCGACCGCCGCGTGGTGCTGCTCGAGGCCAGACAGGTCGGGTGGGCGGCGTCCGGCCGCAACGGCGGCTTCTGCGAGGCCAGCCTCACGCACGGGCGCGACAACGGCCTCTCGCGCTGGCCCGCCGAGATCGACGAGCTCGACCGGCTCGGACTGGCCAACCTCGACGCGATCGAGGCGAGCGAGGCCGATTTCGGCATGGACTTCGAGTTCGAGCGCAACGGCGCCCTCGACGTCGCGGTCGAGCCGCACCAGGTCGAGTGGCTGCACGAGGCCGCGGCCGAGGCGGCCTCCCGCGGCGACGGCAGCGTGCGGCTGCTCGATGAGCACCAGGTGCGCGCCGAGGTGAACTCGCCGGTGTACCTCGGCGCCGTCTGGAACACGCGCACGAGCGCCATCCTGCACCCGGCGAAGCTCGCGGCCGAACTCGCCCGCGTCGCCGAGGAGGCGGGCGTCGAGATCTTCGAACGCTCCCCCGTGACCCGCCTCGACACCCCGGGGTCGACGAGCCCTGTGCGGCTGAGCACCGAGCACGGACGCGTCGACGCGACCCGCGCGGTGCTCGCGACCAACGTCTTCCCGTCGCTGCTCAAGCGCAACCGCCTCATGACCGTCCCCGTCTACGACTACGTGCTCATGACCGAGCCGCTCTCGTCCGAGCAGCGCGCGTCGATCGGCTGGGCGAACCGCCAGGGCGTCGGCGACCTGGCGAACCAGTTCCACTACTCCCGGATGACGCGCGACGGCCGCATCCTCTTCGGCGGGTACGACGCGATCTACCACGCCGGCGCGCGCATCCGCGAGCAGTACGAGCGCCGCCCCGAGAGCTTCGCCAAGCTCGCGAGCCACTTCTTCACGACCTACCCGCAGCTCGAGGGCCTGCGGTTCACGCACCGGTGGGCCGGCGCGATCGACACGTCGACCCAGTTCACGGCGTTCACCGGGCTCGCCCGCGACGGTCGCGTCGCGTACGCGTCGGGCTTCACCGGCCTCGGCGTCGCCTCGACCCGGTTCATGGCCGAGACCATGCTCGACCTGCTCGCCGGCCGCGAGACCGAGCGCACCGCGCTCGAGATGGTGCGAACGCGCCCGCTGCCCTTCCCGCCCGAGCCCGCGGCATCCGTCGGCATCAACCTCACGCGCTGGTCGCTCGACCGCGCCGATCACCGGCAGGGTCGCCGCAACCTGCTGCTGCGCACGCTCGACGCCGTCGGCCTGGGGTTCGACTCGTGA
- a CDS encoding glycoside hydrolase family 16 protein gives MPPAPPVPPPAPDLLEFDADFSGPELDFDQWLPYYLPQWSSRERTRARYDVGDGVLRLRVDADQPAWAPEFDGTTQVSNLQTAVRSGPVGSDVGQHPFRDGLVVREAQADRRRYTPHFGRIEATVAIDGIDEHAMAALWMIGLEEEPTQSAEICVFEVFGRDIRPDGSALVGIGVHPFRDPSISDEFERVPFAGDVREPHRYAVDWRPDEVVFSIDGVVAKRVAQSPQYPMQLMLDVFAFPPAPPAAAAYPESFAVYAVRGYRLG, from the coding sequence ATGCCGCCCGCCCCGCCCGTGCCCCCGCCTGCCCCCGACCTGCTCGAGTTCGACGCCGACTTCTCGGGTCCCGAACTCGACTTCGACCAGTGGCTGCCCTACTACCTCCCGCAGTGGTCGAGCCGCGAGCGCACGCGCGCACGCTACGACGTAGGCGACGGGGTGCTCCGCCTCCGCGTCGACGCCGACCAGCCCGCCTGGGCGCCCGAGTTCGACGGCACGACGCAGGTGTCGAACCTGCAGACGGCGGTCCGGTCGGGGCCCGTCGGGTCCGATGTCGGGCAGCACCCGTTCCGGGACGGGCTCGTCGTGCGCGAGGCGCAGGCCGACCGGCGCCGGTACACGCCGCACTTCGGCCGCATCGAGGCGACCGTCGCGATCGACGGCATCGACGAGCACGCGATGGCCGCGCTCTGGATGATCGGCCTCGAGGAGGAGCCGACGCAGTCGGCCGAGATCTGCGTGTTCGAGGTGTTCGGTCGCGACATCCGCCCCGACGGCAGTGCGCTCGTCGGCATCGGCGTGCATCCCTTCCGCGACCCGTCGATCAGCGACGAGTTCGAGCGCGTGCCGTTCGCGGGCGACGTGCGCGAGCCCCACCGGTACGCCGTCGACTGGCGGCCCGACGAGGTTGTGTTCTCGATCGACGGTGTCGTCGCCAAGCGCGTCGCGCAGTCGCCGCAGTATCCGATGCAGCTCATGCTCGACGTGTTCGCGTTCCCGCCCGCGCCTCCGGCTGCGGCGGCGTACCCCGAGTCGTTCGCGGTGTACGCCGTACGCGGGTACCGGCTCGGGTGA
- a CDS encoding alkaline phosphatase D family protein, which translates to MAESPLVLGPMLRHVDETSASIWVETHSSGTVRVRAGGRAWSARTFRVHDHHYALVEVDGLEPDSVLPYEVDVDGVTAWPRAEPDPGDDFVAPASVIATRTPGRRLRLAYGSCRTSVPHDSHGNRTHGVDAMRTFALAMAAGDEERPDLLLFLGDQVYADLTSKEMQDFIRSRRDIHEEPGKELKDYEEYAHLYQLAWSDGANRWMLSTVPTAMIFDDHDVRDDWNASLDWKREMEATSWWHGRIVAGLGSYWVYQHLGNLSPSERAEDELWQRVVAHDREGAADELDLTEALDEFAERSDRDPASVRWSYSRDLDDVRLIVVDSRAARDLTPTARGLLDRDELAWFDEQLRGGFRQVIIATSLPFLLPMGLHHVEAWDEAISQGAWGRPAARIGERLRQAVDLEHWAAWEHTFQAVARMVSELADGARGPAPQNVLFLSGDVHYSYLAEVERGHGGRILQAVCSPVRNPLPRFLRWFAVVMSYGVATPVGAAAARSAKVPDAPFEWHTVKGPWFDNNLALLRDGPDGLVLTWHTGVVDHGDERHPRLKEVASVTVPADRDVEITA; encoded by the coding sequence ATGGCCGAATCGCCGCTCGTGCTCGGCCCGATGCTGCGGCACGTCGACGAGACCTCCGCCAGCATCTGGGTCGAGACGCACTCGTCCGGCACCGTGCGCGTGCGCGCCGGCGGCCGCGCGTGGAGCGCGCGCACGTTCCGCGTGCACGACCACCACTACGCGCTCGTCGAGGTCGACGGGCTGGAGCCCGACTCGGTGCTGCCCTACGAGGTCGACGTCGACGGCGTCACGGCGTGGCCTCGAGCCGAGCCCGATCCCGGAGACGACTTCGTCGCGCCGGCCTCCGTGATCGCCACGCGCACGCCCGGTCGTCGGCTGCGGCTCGCCTACGGCTCGTGCCGCACGAGCGTGCCGCACGACTCGCACGGCAACCGCACCCACGGTGTCGACGCGATGCGCACCTTCGCCCTCGCGATGGCCGCCGGGGACGAGGAGCGCCCCGACCTGCTGCTGTTCCTCGGCGACCAGGTCTACGCCGACCTGACGTCGAAGGAGATGCAGGACTTCATCCGCAGTCGGCGCGACATCCATGAGGAGCCCGGCAAGGAGCTGAAGGACTACGAGGAGTACGCGCACCTCTACCAGCTGGCCTGGTCGGACGGCGCGAACCGCTGGATGCTCTCGACCGTGCCGACGGCGATGATCTTCGACGACCACGACGTCCGCGACGACTGGAACGCCTCGCTCGACTGGAAGCGCGAGATGGAGGCGACGTCGTGGTGGCATGGCCGGATCGTCGCCGGCCTCGGCTCGTACTGGGTGTACCAGCACCTCGGCAACCTGTCGCCGAGCGAGCGCGCCGAGGACGAGCTCTGGCAGCGGGTCGTCGCGCACGACCGCGAGGGGGCGGCGGACGAGCTCGACCTGACCGAGGCGCTCGACGAGTTCGCCGAGCGCAGCGACCGGGACCCGGCCAGCGTGCGCTGGAGCTACTCGCGCGACCTCGACGACGTGCGGCTCATCGTGGTCGACTCGCGCGCGGCGCGCGACCTCACGCCGACGGCGCGGGGCCTGCTCGACCGTGACGAGCTCGCCTGGTTCGACGAGCAGCTGCGCGGCGGCTTCCGGCAGGTGATCATCGCGACGTCACTGCCATTCCTGCTGCCGATGGGGCTGCATCACGTCGAGGCATGGGACGAGGCGATCTCGCAGGGCGCCTGGGGTCGGCCTGCGGCGCGCATCGGCGAGCGGCTCCGGCAGGCCGTCGACCTCGAGCACTGGGCCGCGTGGGAGCACACGTTCCAGGCGGTGGCGCGCATGGTGTCCGAGCTCGCCGACGGCGCTCGGGGTCCCGCCCCCCAGAACGTGCTGTTCCTCTCGGGCGACGTGCACTACTCCTACCTCGCCGAGGTCGAGCGCGGGCACGGCGGGCGCATCCTTCAGGCCGTGTGCTCGCCGGTGCGCAACCCGCTGCCGCGCTTCCTGCGCTGGTTCGCCGTGGTGATGTCGTACGGCGTCGCGACGCCCGTGGGCGCCGCCGCGGCCCGCTCGGCCAAGGTGCCCGATGCGCCGTTCGAGTGGCACACGGTGAAGGGTCCGTGGTTCGACAACAACCTCGCGCTCCTGCGAGACGGTCCCGATGGGCTGGTGCTGACCTGGCACACGGGCGTGGTCGACCACGGCGACGAGCGGCATCCGCGCCTGAAGGAGGTCGCCTCGGTCACGGTGCCCGCGGATCGCGACGTCGAGATCACTGCCTGA
- a CDS encoding TIGR03557 family F420-dependent LLM class oxidoreductase: MPVQYGYKLAAEAFDPRELVRQARLAEEAGFDFVEISDHFHPWLDSQGHSPFAWSVLGAIAASTERIGLATGVTCPTVRYHPAIIAQAAATLAILSEGRFTLGLGSGERLNEHIVAAGYPSVSDRQAMLREAIEIIRLLWSGGYHSYDGQYLALEDARVFDLPDELPLIAVAAGGPDAAGLAAEHGDAMFGTDPDRALVEAYWARSGDGPRYGEAAIAWAPDADAAAAAAHETARWSLLGWKVMSELPNPANFEEASVFVRVDDVRDNVSCGPDVAAHVESVRAYEDAGYDRIAIMNLGPDVDGFFEFFANELRPALTAG, from the coding sequence ATGCCCGTCCAATACGGTTACAAGCTCGCCGCTGAGGCGTTCGACCCGCGCGAGCTCGTGCGTCAGGCGAGGCTGGCCGAGGAGGCCGGCTTCGACTTCGTCGAGATCAGCGACCACTTCCATCCGTGGCTCGACTCGCAGGGGCACTCGCCGTTCGCGTGGTCGGTGCTCGGCGCGATCGCCGCGTCGACCGAGCGGATCGGGCTCGCCACGGGCGTCACGTGCCCGACGGTGCGCTACCACCCTGCGATCATCGCGCAGGCGGCGGCGACGCTCGCGATCCTGAGCGAGGGCCGGTTCACGCTGGGCCTCGGCTCAGGCGAGCGGCTCAACGAGCACATCGTCGCGGCCGGCTATCCGAGCGTGAGCGACCGGCAGGCCATGCTGCGCGAGGCGATCGAGATCATCCGCCTGCTCTGGTCGGGCGGCTACCACTCCTACGACGGCCAGTACCTCGCGCTCGAGGACGCCCGGGTGTTCGACCTGCCCGACGAGCTGCCGCTCATCGCGGTCGCGGCGGGCGGCCCGGATGCCGCGGGGCTGGCCGCAGAGCACGGCGACGCCATGTTCGGCACCGACCCCGACCGGGCGCTCGTGGAGGCGTACTGGGCGCGTTCCGGCGACGGCCCTCGCTACGGCGAGGCCGCGATCGCCTGGGCTCCAGACGCCGACGCCGCGGCAGCGGCCGCCCACGAGACTGCGCGGTGGTCCCTGCTCGGTTGGAAGGTCATGAGCGAGCTGCCCAACCCCGCGAACTTCGAGGAGGCGTCGGTATTCGTGCGCGTCGACGACGTGCGCGACAACGTCTCATGCGGGCCGGATGTCGCGGCGCACGTCGAATCGGTGCGCGCCTACGAGGATGCGGGCTACGACCGCATCGCCATCATGAACCTCGGCCCCGACGTCGACGGCTTCTTCGAGTTCTTCGCGAACGAGCTCCGGCCCGCGCTCACCGCCGGGTGA
- a CDS encoding phage holin family protein: MGAPAVDMPTPSEQKAATTSLGDLVAEVTRDMSTLMRQEVELAKAEATQSAKRAGKGAGFYGGAGVAGWLTLLFLSIALWWGLGDAMENYTWSAIIVAVIWGIVAAVLYFMGKKEFDRVQGLPRTVDTLKQIPDTLKRNEENR; the protein is encoded by the coding sequence ATGGGCGCGCCCGCCGTGGACATGCCGACACCGTCCGAGCAGAAGGCGGCGACGACCTCGCTGGGCGACCTGGTCGCCGAGGTCACGCGCGACATGTCGACGCTCATGCGGCAGGAGGTGGAACTCGCCAAGGCCGAGGCCACGCAGTCCGCGAAGCGGGCGGGCAAGGGTGCCGGCTTCTACGGCGGGGCGGGGGTCGCAGGATGGCTCACGCTGCTGTTCCTGTCGATCGCCCTCTGGTGGGGCCTCGGCGACGCCATGGAGAACTACACCTGGTCGGCGATCATCGTCGCCGTCATCTGGGGCATCGTGGCGGCCGTCCTGTACTTCATGGGCAAGAAGGAGTTCGACCGGGTCCAGGGCCTGCCCCGCACGGTCGACACCCTCAAGCAGATTCCGGACACGTTGAAGAGGAATGAGGAGAACCGATGA
- a CDS encoding cupin domain-containing protein — protein MSGDGGGTDETGAAGATGAAGAVRLTPGEVTDAATRPLAHEPVPDDQVVAGAPTTAYGELDVSADGARELGVWEMTPGAMRDTESDEVFLVIAGRATVEFIDPALPAIELAPGSLVRLEAGMRTVWTVHETLRKLYVAP, from the coding sequence GTGAGCGGCGACGGCGGCGGGACCGACGAGACCGGCGCGGCGGGCGCGACCGGCGCGGCCGGCGCGGTGCGGCTCACGCCCGGCGAGGTGACGGATGCCGCGACGCGGCCGCTCGCCCACGAGCCCGTGCCCGATGACCAGGTCGTGGCCGGCGCGCCGACGACCGCGTACGGCGAGCTCGACGTCTCCGCCGACGGCGCGCGCGAACTCGGCGTCTGGGAGATGACGCCCGGCGCGATGCGCGACACCGAGTCCGACGAGGTGTTCCTCGTCATCGCGGGCCGGGCGACCGTCGAGTTCATCGATCCGGCGTTGCCCGCGATCGAGCTCGCGCCCGGCTCGCTCGTGCGCCTCGAGGCGGGCATGCGCACGGTGTGGACGGTGCACGAGACCCTGCGCAAGCTGTACGTCGCGCCGTAG